A single window of Podarcis raffonei isolate rPodRaf1 chromosome 9, rPodRaf1.pri, whole genome shotgun sequence DNA harbors:
- the LOC128420561 gene encoding uncharacterized protein LOC128420561 isoform X2 has translation MAGGLTFTEPSRTSVASRSNAASRSNVASKSNVASRSNVASRSNVSSRSNVASRSILKRRRKPPPRKGKLAAVLHEIEEFFLSSIGTFIVVMLCLVLFFAAFGAVSLYIHKRDHKSPDMDIAMKTIRDFMIKQKPSLQGRSDSEILAEAEKLAGELLIWADRANEVESAINDLTSNHHQKWQIYKEALYLFDEGLVDWSQADSFCESQKSKLVIIENEKEEQEFLENAIKNEQHDFWIGLRHFVGWKWIDNTFPPRYYWVVGKPDNHLYRPVGAIKAKCATPLRCWENFPRLDQKRSICKKKPDKRWFN, from the exons ATGGCGGGAGGCCTGACCTTTACAGAAC CTTCAAGAACCAGTGTGGCTTCCAGATCCAATGCCGCTTCCAGATCCAATGTGGCTTCCAAATCCAATGTGGCTTCCAGATCTAATGTGGCTTCCAGATCCAATGTCTCTTCCAGATCTAATGTGGCATCCAGGTCAATACTAAAACGCAGACGAAAACCACCTCCCAGAAAAG GAAAACTCGCTGCTGTTTTGCATGAGATAGAAGAGTTCTTTCTCTCTTCCATTGGTACATTTATTGTAGTGATGCTGTGCCTGGTCCTGTTTTTTGCTGCATTTGGAGCAGTTAGTCTGT ATATTCATAAACGGGATCACAAATCACCTGATATGGATATAGCAATGAAAACTATCAGGGACTTCATGATCAAACAGAAACCatccctccaaggaaggagtg ATTCTGAAATACTTGCTGAAGCTGAGAAGTTAGCAGGTGAATTGCTTATATGGGCTGACAGAGCAAATGAAGTCGAGTCTGCAATCA ATGACCTCACTTCAAATCATCATCAAAAGTGGCAGATATATAAAGAGGCTCTCTATTTATTTGACGAAGGACTAGTAGACTGGAGTCAGGCAGACAGCTTTTGTGAGAGTCAAAAATCCAAACTGGTTATTATTGAAAATGAAAAAGAGGAG CAGGAGTTCCtggaaaatgcaattaaaaacgaACAGCATGACTTCTGGATTGGGCTCCGTCATTTCGTTGGATGGAAATGGATAGATAACACTTTCCCACCACGATA ttaTTGGGTAGTCGGTAAGCCAGACAACCACCTTTATAGACCAGTCGGTGCAATAAAAGCAAAGTGTGCAACACCACTGCGATGTTGGGAGAACTTTCCCCGTCTTGATCAAAAAAGAAGCATATGTAAGAAGAAGCCCGATAAACGATGGTTCAATTAA
- the LOC128420561 gene encoding uncharacterized protein LOC128420561 isoform X5: MAGGLTFTEPSRTSVASRSNAASRSNVASKSNVASRSNVASRSNVSSRSNVASRSILKRRRKPPPRKGKLAAVLHEIEEFFLSSIGTFIVVMLCLVLFFAAFGAVSLYIHKRDHKSPDMDIAMKTIRDFMIKQKPSLQGRSDSEILAEAEKLAGELLIWADRANEVESAINDLTSNHHQKWQIYKEALYLFDEGLVDWSQADSFCESQKSKLVIIENEKEEEFLENAIKNEQHDFWIGLRHFVGWKWIDNTFPPRYYWVVGKPDNHLYRPVGAIKAKCATPLRCWENFPRLDQKRSICKKKPDKRWFN, encoded by the exons ATGGCGGGAGGCCTGACCTTTACAGAAC CTTCAAGAACCAGTGTGGCTTCCAGATCCAATGCCGCTTCCAGATCCAATGTGGCTTCCAAATCCAATGTGGCTTCCAGATCTAATGTGGCTTCCAGATCCAATGTCTCTTCCAGATCTAATGTGGCATCCAGGTCAATACTAAAACGCAGACGAAAACCACCTCCCAGAAAAG GAAAACTCGCTGCTGTTTTGCATGAGATAGAAGAGTTCTTTCTCTCTTCCATTGGTACATTTATTGTAGTGATGCTGTGCCTGGTCCTGTTTTTTGCTGCATTTGGAGCAGTTAGTCTGT ATATTCATAAACGGGATCACAAATCACCTGATATGGATATAGCAATGAAAACTATCAGGGACTTCATGATCAAACAGAAACCatccctccaaggaaggagtg ATTCTGAAATACTTGCTGAAGCTGAGAAGTTAGCAGGTGAATTGCTTATATGGGCTGACAGAGCAAATGAAGTCGAGTCTGCAATCA ATGACCTCACTTCAAATCATCATCAAAAGTGGCAGATATATAAAGAGGCTCTCTATTTATTTGACGAAGGACTAGTAGACTGGAGTCAGGCAGACAGCTTTTGTGAGAGTCAAAAATCCAAACTGGTTATTATTGAAAATGAAAAAGAGGAG GAGTTCCtggaaaatgcaattaaaaacgaACAGCATGACTTCTGGATTGGGCTCCGTCATTTCGTTGGATGGAAATGGATAGATAACACTTTCCCACCACGATA ttaTTGGGTAGTCGGTAAGCCAGACAACCACCTTTATAGACCAGTCGGTGCAATAAAAGCAAAGTGTGCAACACCACTGCGATGTTGGGAGAACTTTCCCCGTCTTGATCAAAAAAGAAGCATATGTAAGAAGAAGCCCGATAAACGATGGTTCAATTAA
- the LOC128420561 gene encoding uncharacterized protein LOC128420561 isoform X8, producing MAGGLTFTEPSRTSVASRSNAASRSNVASKSNVASRSNVASRSNVSSRSNVASRSILKRRRKPPPRKVMLCLVLFFAAFGAVSLYIHKRDHKSPDMDIAMKTIRDFMIKQKPSLQGRSDSEILAEAEKLAGELLIWADRANEVESAINDLTSNHHQKWQIYKEALYLFDEGLVDWSQADSFCESQKSKLVIIENEKEEQEFLENAIKNEQHDFWIGLRHFVGWKWIDNTFPPRYYWVVGKPDNHLYRPVGAIKAKCATPLRCWENFPRLDQKRSICKKKPDKRWFN from the exons ATGGCGGGAGGCCTGACCTTTACAGAAC CTTCAAGAACCAGTGTGGCTTCCAGATCCAATGCCGCTTCCAGATCCAATGTGGCTTCCAAATCCAATGTGGCTTCCAGATCTAATGTGGCTTCCAGATCCAATGTCTCTTCCAGATCTAATGTGGCATCCAGGTCAATACTAAAACGCAGACGAAAACCACCTCCCAGAAAAG TGATGCTGTGCCTGGTCCTGTTTTTTGCTGCATTTGGAGCAGTTAGTCTGT ATATTCATAAACGGGATCACAAATCACCTGATATGGATATAGCAATGAAAACTATCAGGGACTTCATGATCAAACAGAAACCatccctccaaggaaggagtg ATTCTGAAATACTTGCTGAAGCTGAGAAGTTAGCAGGTGAATTGCTTATATGGGCTGACAGAGCAAATGAAGTCGAGTCTGCAATCA ATGACCTCACTTCAAATCATCATCAAAAGTGGCAGATATATAAAGAGGCTCTCTATTTATTTGACGAAGGACTAGTAGACTGGAGTCAGGCAGACAGCTTTTGTGAGAGTCAAAAATCCAAACTGGTTATTATTGAAAATGAAAAAGAGGAG CAGGAGTTCCtggaaaatgcaattaaaaacgaACAGCATGACTTCTGGATTGGGCTCCGTCATTTCGTTGGATGGAAATGGATAGATAACACTTTCCCACCACGATA ttaTTGGGTAGTCGGTAAGCCAGACAACCACCTTTATAGACCAGTCGGTGCAATAAAAGCAAAGTGTGCAACACCACTGCGATGTTGGGAGAACTTTCCCCGTCTTGATCAAAAAAGAAGCATATGTAAGAAGAAGCCCGATAAACGATGGTTCAATTAA
- the LOC128420561 gene encoding uncharacterized protein LOC128420561 isoform X10 has translation MAGGLTFTEPSRTSVASRSNAASRSNVASKSNVASRSNVASRSNVSSRSNVASRSILKRRRKPPPRKDIHKRDHKSPDMDIAMKTIRDFMIKQKPSLQGRSDSEILAEAEKLAGELLIWADRANEVESAINDLTSNHHQKWQIYKEALYLFDEGLVDWSQADSFCESQKSKLVIIENEKEEQEFLENAIKNEQHDFWIGLRHFVGWKWIDNTFPPRYYWVVGKPDNHLYRPVGAIKAKCATPLRCWENFPRLDQKRSICKKKPDKRWFN, from the exons ATGGCGGGAGGCCTGACCTTTACAGAAC CTTCAAGAACCAGTGTGGCTTCCAGATCCAATGCCGCTTCCAGATCCAATGTGGCTTCCAAATCCAATGTGGCTTCCAGATCTAATGTGGCTTCCAGATCCAATGTCTCTTCCAGATCTAATGTGGCATCCAGGTCAATACTAAAACGCAGACGAAAACCACCTCCCAGAAAAG ATATTCATAAACGGGATCACAAATCACCTGATATGGATATAGCAATGAAAACTATCAGGGACTTCATGATCAAACAGAAACCatccctccaaggaaggagtg ATTCTGAAATACTTGCTGAAGCTGAGAAGTTAGCAGGTGAATTGCTTATATGGGCTGACAGAGCAAATGAAGTCGAGTCTGCAATCA ATGACCTCACTTCAAATCATCATCAAAAGTGGCAGATATATAAAGAGGCTCTCTATTTATTTGACGAAGGACTAGTAGACTGGAGTCAGGCAGACAGCTTTTGTGAGAGTCAAAAATCCAAACTGGTTATTATTGAAAATGAAAAAGAGGAG CAGGAGTTCCtggaaaatgcaattaaaaacgaACAGCATGACTTCTGGATTGGGCTCCGTCATTTCGTTGGATGGAAATGGATAGATAACACTTTCCCACCACGATA ttaTTGGGTAGTCGGTAAGCCAGACAACCACCTTTATAGACCAGTCGGTGCAATAAAAGCAAAGTGTGCAACACCACTGCGATGTTGGGAGAACTTTCCCCGTCTTGATCAAAAAAGAAGCATATGTAAGAAGAAGCCCGATAAACGATGGTTCAATTAA